One Nocardia sp. BMG111209 DNA segment encodes these proteins:
- a CDS encoding dihydrodipicolinate synthase family protein — MPSAREAREWAAGGGLHGIGDSLYTPFSGTDGDDIDFDAYRALVRYCVGDLGHAMLWLTSGLAEWWALTAGERRQLVEVAVDEARKVAPDTVIQVCTSAMSPKEAVELTRHAQESGADICYLQTPPMEVHGGEGTLRFFRYVADRTDIALGMFNSPSSGYVLTPPEIADIYREVPAVCAIKQGTMHYAASRAIHDLAPGLVIWECDLIAYRAGWLQQGILGPAQLGTAGYLQETPEKRLCSEYWELVWAGALDEATRFAEDSGYDRLSAELGPWYTGYPGRPGYFTHWGEAFRYAAGVLGLPLGDYPHSRAPQGLLPEEGKRQIRRAFENAGMARKSVAV; from the coding sequence ATGCCATCTGCACGGGAAGCGCGTGAGTGGGCCGCCGGTGGCGGACTGCACGGCATCGGCGATTCGCTGTACACGCCGTTCAGCGGCACCGACGGCGACGATATCGACTTCGACGCCTATCGGGCGCTGGTCCGGTACTGCGTCGGCGATCTCGGCCACGCCATGTTGTGGCTCACCAGCGGCCTGGCCGAATGGTGGGCGCTGACCGCCGGCGAGCGTAGACAGCTGGTCGAGGTCGCCGTCGACGAGGCGCGAAAGGTCGCGCCGGACACGGTGATCCAGGTGTGCACCAGCGCGATGTCGCCGAAGGAGGCGGTCGAACTCACCCGGCACGCCCAGGAATCCGGCGCGGACATCTGTTATCTGCAGACCCCGCCGATGGAGGTGCACGGCGGCGAGGGCACCCTGCGGTTCTTCCGCTACGTGGCCGATCGCACGGATATCGCACTGGGCATGTTCAATTCGCCGTCGTCGGGCTATGTGCTGACCCCACCGGAGATCGCCGACATCTACCGGGAGGTGCCGGCGGTGTGCGCGATCAAACAGGGCACCATGCACTACGCGGCCAGCCGGGCGATCCACGATCTGGCCCCGGGCCTGGTGATCTGGGAATGCGATCTGATCGCCTACCGCGCGGGCTGGCTGCAGCAGGGCATCCTCGGCCCGGCGCAACTGGGCACCGCCGGATATCTCCAGGAGACGCCGGAGAAGCGGCTGTGCAGCGAATATTGGGAACTGGTCTGGGCCGGCGCCCTGGACGAGGCGACCCGGTTCGCCGAGGACTCCGGATACGACCGGCTGTCGGCCGAACTCGGCCCCTGGTACACCGGATATCCCGGCCGCCCCGGCTATTTCACGCATTGGGGGGAGGCGTTCCGCTACGCCGCCGGGGTGCTCGGGCTGCCGCTGGGCGACTATCCGCACAGCCGCGCACCGCAGGGCCTGCTGCCCGAGGAGGGTAAGCGGCAGATCCGGCGCGCCTTCGAGAATGCCGGTATGGCACGGAAATCCGTGGCGGTGTAA
- a CDS encoding zinc-binding alcohol dehydrogenase family protein: MKAAVLHELGGVPRYEDFPDPVAGEGEVIVTVRAVAVENVDRAIAAGTHYASATFTGQLPMIPAFDGVGTLPDGTLVGFGNPRAPYGALAERTVVPVGAYATIADGIEPTIAPVIASAFTGMSIVTAAGFTAGETVLIQGATGVAGRLAVQVARLLGAGRIVATGRDPGKLAALRELGADIVIDTAVPDDELAQAFTAARGEGYDVVLDYLWGRPTEILLRTLVPGSFAFPRPTRLVQVGEAAGSALTVTADSLRTSGVEIYGAAKGLDAATMGTVYERIVDWTRSGRLVFAVDVVPLSDIETAWRRTTSNSRRLIVTP; this comes from the coding sequence GTGAAGGCAGCCGTTCTGCACGAGCTCGGGGGTGTGCCCCGCTACGAGGACTTCCCGGATCCGGTGGCCGGCGAGGGGGAGGTGATCGTGACGGTGCGGGCGGTGGCCGTCGAGAATGTCGACCGGGCGATCGCGGCCGGAACCCATTATGCGAGTGCGACATTCACCGGGCAGCTGCCGATGATCCCGGCCTTCGACGGGGTGGGCACGTTACCGGACGGCACGCTGGTCGGCTTCGGCAATCCGCGCGCGCCCTACGGTGCGCTCGCCGAGCGGACCGTGGTGCCCGTCGGGGCGTACGCCACGATTGCCGACGGTATCGAGCCCACGATCGCGCCGGTGATCGCCTCGGCCTTCACCGGTATGTCGATCGTCACCGCCGCGGGGTTCACGGCCGGGGAGACGGTGCTGATCCAGGGGGCGACCGGGGTGGCCGGGCGGCTGGCGGTCCAGGTGGCCCGGTTGCTCGGCGCGGGCCGGATCGTGGCGACCGGCCGCGATCCGGGCAAGCTGGCGGCGCTGCGGGAACTGGGCGCCGACATCGTGATCGACACCGCGGTCCCCGACGACGAACTGGCGCAGGCGTTCACCGCGGCGCGCGGCGAGGGCTACGACGTGGTGCTGGACTATCTGTGGGGGCGGCCCACCGAGATCCTGTTGCGCACACTGGTTCCCGGGTCGTTCGCGTTCCCGCGGCCGACCCGGCTGGTGCAGGTGGGTGAGGCGGCGGGATCCGCGCTCACCGTCACCGCCGACAGCCTGCGCACCTCCGGTGTCGAGATCTACGGCGCGGCAAAGGGTCTGGACGCGGCGACGATGGGCACGGTGTACGAGCGGATCGTGGACTGGACGCGGTCGGGGCGGCTGGTCTTCGCGGTGGACGTGGTCCCGCTCAGCGATATCGAAACCGCTTGGCGGCGAACCACATCGAACAGCAGGAGGTTGATCGTGACGCCGTGA
- a CDS encoding SUMF1/EgtB/PvdO family nonheme iron enzyme, translating to MVRVPGGTFAMGSPDYFPEERPVRETTVEPFWIDTHPVTNAAYHRFVRETGYVTVAERDPDPAEFPGADPAALVPGALVFRPTAGPVPLDDFRRWWAYVPGADWRHPGGPGTTLDGRTRHPVTQLAYPDVLAYAQWAGKALPTEAQWEFAARGGLPAATYPWGDEFAPRGRRMANTWQGRFPWEFLPGRGQADRPGTTVVGAYPPNGYGLFDTAGNVWEWTADPYRPGHGPADSCCAPRPTTDPQPRRVIKGGSYLCAPDYCLRYRPAARQGQAEDTATCHLGFRCVTPDQ from the coding sequence ATGGTGCGGGTGCCCGGCGGGACGTTCGCCATGGGTTCGCCGGACTACTTCCCCGAGGAACGTCCGGTGCGCGAGACGACCGTGGAACCGTTCTGGATCGACACCCATCCGGTGACGAACGCCGCCTACCACCGGTTCGTCCGCGAGACCGGGTATGTGACGGTCGCCGAACGCGATCCGGATCCGGCCGAGTTCCCCGGCGCCGACCCCGCGGCGCTGGTCCCGGGCGCGCTGGTGTTCCGGCCCACGGCCGGGCCGGTGCCGCTGGACGACTTCCGGCGGTGGTGGGCCTACGTTCCCGGCGCGGACTGGCGGCATCCCGGCGGGCCGGGCACGACGCTGGACGGGCGGACCCGCCACCCGGTCACCCAGCTCGCCTACCCGGACGTGCTCGCCTACGCGCAGTGGGCGGGCAAGGCGCTGCCGACCGAGGCGCAATGGGAGTTCGCCGCTCGCGGTGGCCTGCCCGCGGCGACCTACCCGTGGGGAGACGAGTTCGCGCCGCGCGGGCGGCGGATGGCCAACACCTGGCAGGGCCGGTTCCCGTGGGAATTCCTGCCCGGCCGCGGCCAGGCCGACCGCCCCGGCACCACCGTGGTCGGCGCCTACCCGCCCAACGGTTACGGGCTGTTCGACACGGCCGGCAACGTCTGGGAATGGACCGCCGACCCCTACCGTCCCGGCCACGGCCCGGCGGACTCCTGCTGCGCCCCACGGCCGACAACCGACCCGCAACCACGCCGGGTGATCAAGGGCGGCTCGTATCTGTGTGCCCCCGACTACTGCCTGCGCTACCGGCCCGCGGCCCGGCAGGGCCAGGCCGAGGACACCGCCACCTGCCACCTCGGATTCCGGTGCGTGACACCCGATCAATAG
- a CDS encoding arylsulfatase: MTPFEDEQLVPQQSPARHHRGGLSRRSILGGLAAAGAGAATVPLAAGCASGDPAGPPGYGTGIDDGFDGTIALDVRDSAPDWKPFQTPTAPEGAPNILVVLYDDTGMAAWSPYGGRIEMPVMQRLADNGLTYTQWHTTALCSPTRSCFLTGRNHHVNRFASIAEGTTGFPGSAGRLPAQCATVGQVLQDNGYSTFWVGKDHNVPVSDAAGGGSRSQWPLQMGFDRFYGFLGGETNQWYPALAQDNMFIDQPYGPDQGYHLSKDLADNAIRMLRDQRSSNPSKPWFLWFCPGANHAPHHSPAEYADRYRGRFDDGYEAYREWVLARMIDKGIMPEGTALTPINPLPADVALPADMVRPWDSLDADEKKLFARMAEVFAGFSEYTDAQIGRVVEFLEHSGQLDNTIIFYCADNGASGEGSPNGSVNENKFFNGYPDDLAENMRYIDRLGSPDTYNHYPTGWATAFSTPFQMFKRYSQFSGGTCDPLVVHWPKGIRAKGQIRHQYHHAVDIVPTILDVAGVTMPEVYRGVKQYPLNGISMRYSFDDGDAPTTRKRQYYAMLGTRGIWADGWKASALHAPISGRGHFDRDEWELFHVDADRSESVNVADRHPEKLRELIAAWDEEARDNFVLPLDDRVPVEILLSPRPQPEPPRTRYLYYPDAAPVPEAVAVNIRGRSYKILANVDVDRDARGVLFTQGSRFGGHVLFITGGVLHYVYNFLGIAPEQDFASPQLTPGKHSLGMEFVRDQAGPHGESLGTTTLYVDDRPVATGPMRAQIGPFGLAGDGLCVGYAGGDPISPQLPQPGPFTGGTVQVVMVDISPESFLDLQREAAVALARD, encoded by the coding sequence ATGACGCCGTTCGAGGACGAACAGCTCGTGCCGCAGCAATCCCCCGCGCGCCACCATCGGGGCGGGCTGTCCCGGCGGTCGATACTCGGCGGTCTCGCCGCCGCCGGTGCGGGCGCCGCCACCGTCCCGCTGGCCGCCGGCTGCGCCTCCGGCGACCCGGCCGGTCCACCCGGCTACGGCACCGGCATCGACGACGGCTTCGACGGCACGATCGCACTCGACGTCCGCGATTCGGCCCCCGACTGGAAACCCTTCCAGACCCCCACCGCCCCCGAGGGTGCCCCGAACATCCTGGTGGTGCTCTACGACGACACCGGGATGGCGGCCTGGTCCCCCTACGGCGGCCGCATCGAGATGCCGGTCATGCAACGTCTGGCCGACAACGGGCTCACCTACACCCAGTGGCACACCACCGCCCTGTGTTCCCCCACCCGCTCCTGCTTCCTGACCGGCCGCAACCACCACGTGAACCGCTTCGCGTCGATCGCGGAGGGCACCACCGGATTCCCGGGTTCGGCGGGCCGGCTGCCCGCCCAGTGCGCGACCGTCGGACAGGTGTTGCAGGACAACGGCTACAGCACGTTCTGGGTCGGCAAGGACCACAACGTGCCCGTCTCCGACGCCGCCGGCGGCGGCAGCCGATCGCAGTGGCCGTTGCAGATGGGTTTCGACCGGTTCTACGGATTCCTCGGCGGCGAGACCAACCAGTGGTATCCCGCGTTGGCCCAGGACAACATGTTCATCGACCAGCCCTACGGTCCGGACCAGGGCTACCATCTGTCGAAAGATCTGGCGGACAACGCGATTCGGATGCTGCGCGATCAGCGTTCCAGCAATCCGTCCAAACCCTGGTTCCTCTGGTTCTGCCCCGGCGCCAACCACGCCCCGCACCACAGTCCCGCCGAATACGCCGACCGGTACCGCGGCCGGTTCGACGACGGCTACGAGGCCTACCGGGAATGGGTGCTGGCCCGCATGATCGACAAGGGCATCATGCCCGAGGGCACCGCCCTCACCCCGATCAACCCGCTGCCCGCGGATGTGGCGCTGCCCGCCGACATGGTCCGGCCCTGGGATTCGCTCGACGCCGACGAGAAGAAACTGTTCGCGCGGATGGCCGAGGTCTTCGCCGGTTTCTCCGAATACACCGACGCCCAGATCGGCCGCGTCGTCGAATTCCTGGAACACAGTGGGCAACTGGACAATACGATCATCTTCTACTGCGCCGACAACGGCGCCTCCGGGGAGGGCTCCCCGAACGGCTCGGTCAACGAGAACAAATTCTTCAACGGCTATCCCGACGATCTCGCCGAGAACATGCGCTACATCGACCGGCTCGGCAGCCCCGACACCTACAACCACTATCCGACCGGCTGGGCCACCGCGTTCTCCACGCCGTTCCAGATGTTCAAGCGCTACTCCCAGTTCTCCGGCGGCACCTGCGATCCGCTGGTCGTCCACTGGCCCAAGGGAATTCGCGCCAAGGGCCAGATCCGGCACCAATATCACCACGCGGTCGACATCGTCCCGACCATTCTCGACGTCGCCGGTGTCACGATGCCGGAGGTCTATCGCGGCGTGAAACAGTATCCGCTGAACGGGATTTCGATGCGCTACAGCTTCGACGACGGCGACGCGCCCACCACCCGCAAACGCCAGTACTACGCGATGCTCGGCACCCGCGGCATCTGGGCCGACGGCTGGAAGGCCTCCGCCCTGCACGCACCGATCAGCGGTAGAGGGCATTTCGACCGGGACGAATGGGAACTGTTCCACGTCGACGCGGACCGCTCCGAATCCGTGAACGTCGCGGACCGCCATCCGGAGAAACTGCGGGAACTGATCGCGGCGTGGGACGAGGAGGCCCGCGACAATTTCGTACTGCCACTGGACGATCGGGTCCCGGTGGAGATCCTGCTGTCGCCGCGGCCGCAGCCCGAACCGCCGCGCACCCGCTACCTCTACTATCCCGACGCGGCACCGGTGCCCGAGGCGGTGGCGGTGAACATCCGCGGCCGTTCCTACAAGATCCTCGCCAATGTCGATGTGGACCGGGACGCGCGGGGCGTGCTGTTCACCCAGGGCTCCCGGTTCGGCGGGCACGTCCTGTTCATCACCGGCGGCGTGCTGCACTACGTCTACAACTTCCTCGGCATCGCGCCGGAACAGGATTTCGCCTCCCCGCAACTGACTCCCGGCAAGCATTCCCTCGGCATGGAATTCGTCCGCGACCAGGCCGGGCCGCACGGCGAATCCCTCGGTACCACCACCCTGTACGTGGACGACCGGCCGGTCGCCACCGGACCGATGCGCGCCCAGATCGGCCCGTTCGGCCTCGCCGGCGACGGGTTGTGCGTCGGCTACGCCGGCGGTGACCCGATCTCGCCGCAACTGCCGCAACCGGGACCGTTCACCGGCGGCACCGTGCAGGTGGTGATGGTCGACATCAGCCCGGAATCGTTCCTCGACCTGCAGCGCGAAGCCGCGGTCGCCCTCGCCCGGGACTGA
- a CDS encoding TetR/AcrR family transcriptional regulator, with translation MTPHETPAPTVADWRRYEPLELTPLLTAALDAFYENGFHGTTVRDIARRVGLTVPSLYYHHESKEGAFVTLLEVGTGEAAGRVRAAAAAGAGPREQFANVIEALVLHMTHRTRLAALDQELRHLSPDNRKRYAARRKEIETVLRDVLTAGVADGTFATPHPDETARALLGMCQSIARWYQPDGPLEPRELAGRYVGIALAAARADGL, from the coding sequence ATGACGCCGCACGAAACTCCCGCGCCGACCGTCGCCGACTGGCGGCGGTACGAGCCGCTGGAATTGACCCCGTTGCTGACCGCGGCGCTGGATGCGTTCTACGAGAACGGTTTCCACGGCACCACGGTCCGCGACATCGCCCGCCGGGTCGGGCTGACCGTGCCCTCGCTGTACTACCACCACGAGAGCAAGGAGGGGGCGTTCGTCACGCTGCTCGAGGTGGGCACCGGTGAGGCCGCCGGGCGGGTGCGCGCCGCCGCGGCGGCCGGTGCCGGCCCCCGGGAACAGTTCGCGAACGTGATCGAGGCGCTGGTCCTGCACATGACGCACCGGACCCGCCTGGCGGCGCTGGACCAGGAACTGCGCCACCTGTCCCCCGACAATCGCAAGCGTTACGCCGCCCGCCGCAAGGAGATCGAGACGGTCCTGCGCGACGTGCTGACCGCCGGCGTCGCCGACGGAACCTTCGCCACCCCCCATCCGGACGAGACGGCCCGGGCCCTGCTCGGCATGTGCCAGTCGATCGCCCGCTGGTATCAGCCCGACGGCCCGCTGGAGCCGCGCGAACTGGCCGGCCGCTACGTCGGCATCGCGCTGGCCGCCGCCCGCGCGGACGGCCTCTGA
- a CDS encoding SDR family oxidoreductase, which yields MTSRTEHTGRRYVVTGAASGIGAATAALLRARGFEVIGCDLDDADVIADLSTPDGRRTLVERVAERGTVDAVLAIAGGGRTGLLETNYFGAVATLEGLRPLLIGSPAPRAVAISSTSSLAPADAKIVQACLDGDESTAVALLTADPALTESGAGYGIAKRALNRWVRRTAPTPEWAGAGIALNVVASGVVDTPAAAWILTDDDVRKAVETAAPQPFGGFPGRPEWIAELVCWLAGPDNHFVTGQIVFADGGSEASLLSDTHWR from the coding sequence ATGACATCGCGGACAGAGCACACCGGGCGCAGATATGTGGTGACCGGTGCCGCCTCCGGGATCGGCGCGGCGACGGCCGCCCTGCTGCGCGCCCGCGGTTTCGAGGTGATCGGCTGCGATCTCGACGACGCCGACGTGATCGCCGACCTGTCCACCCCCGACGGCCGCCGCACGCTGGTCGAGCGGGTGGCCGAGCGCGGGACCGTCGACGCGGTGCTCGCGATCGCCGGCGGCGGCCGGACCGGCCTGCTGGAAACGAACTACTTCGGCGCGGTGGCGACACTGGAAGGCTTGCGGCCGTTGCTGATCGGCAGCCCCGCCCCACGCGCGGTGGCCATCTCGTCGACCTCCTCGCTGGCCCCGGCCGACGCGAAGATCGTGCAGGCCTGCCTCGACGGTGACGAGAGCACCGCGGTGGCCCTGCTCACCGCCGACCCCGCCCTCACCGAATCCGGCGCCGGATACGGCATCGCGAAACGCGCACTCAACCGCTGGGTGCGCCGCACCGCACCGACCCCCGAATGGGCCGGCGCCGGAATCGCACTCAACGTCGTCGCCTCCGGCGTGGTCGACACCCCGGCCGCCGCCTGGATCCTCACCGACGACGACGTCCGGAAGGCAGTGGAAACCGCTGCGCCACAACCGTTCGGCGGATTTCCGGGCCGCCCGGAATGGATCGCCGAACTCGTCTGCTGGCTGGCCGGCCCCGACAACCACTTCGTCACCGGCCAGATCGTCTTCGCCGACGGCGGTTCGGAAGCCTCGTTGCTGAGCGACACACACTGGCGCTGA
- a CDS encoding TetR/AcrR family transcriptional regulator C-terminal domain-containing protein translates to MRNLALDRQRIVAEAITLLDADGLEGVTLRKLAARLGVQQPTLYWHLPNKAALITALADEILAREFGDPAPPEPDRPWQDWLTGFAERLRRALLAHPDGARVLSAAQLSRKMAELSELAMSTLVARGVPLHRARVIVLTVERFTVGHVLEEQAPRPDAAALQDFDMATFTAQHPTVVAAITEYFAPGRTVDDLFRDCLEVVVAGAVTRSGTD, encoded by the coding sequence GTGCGGAATTTGGCATTGGATCGACAGCGGATCGTCGCCGAGGCGATCACCCTGCTGGACGCCGACGGACTCGAGGGCGTGACGCTGCGCAAACTCGCGGCCCGCCTCGGCGTGCAACAACCGACCCTGTACTGGCATCTGCCCAACAAGGCGGCCCTGATCACCGCGCTGGCCGACGAGATCCTGGCCCGCGAGTTCGGCGACCCGGCCCCGCCGGAGCCGGACCGGCCCTGGCAGGACTGGCTCACCGGCTTCGCCGAACGCCTGCGCCGGGCCCTGCTCGCCCACCCCGACGGCGCGCGCGTCTTGTCGGCGGCGCAACTGTCGCGCAAGATGGCCGAACTGTCCGAACTGGCGATGAGCACCCTGGTCGCCCGCGGCGTCCCGTTGCACCGCGCCCGCGTCATCGTCCTGACCGTGGAACGGTTCACCGTCGGCCACGTCCTCGAGGAACAGGCCCCCCGCCCCGACGCCGCCGCGCTGCAGGACTTCGACATGGCGACCTTCACCGCGCAGCACCCCACCGTCGTCGCGGCCATCACCGAATACTTCGCCCCCGGCCGCACCGTCGACGACCTGTTCCGCGACTGCCTGGAGGTGGTCGTCGCCGGCGCCGTGACCCGCTCCGGAACCGACTGA
- a CDS encoding AraC family transcriptional regulator, with protein MPAGQSPSFDYADYPSIVIPLEATSGVTVHSHPQHQLTWAPDGVLTMEVGSSRWLVQRMRALWIPGGVPHTVLPTAACDMVSLYVEPDRCPMRWEGPTVVDATGLVGPLVTYLAALGDADEERRRRGQAVLWDLLTPMAVTTIPTALPTDPQARQVALAIRRDPSDTRGIGDWGRTVGASTRTLSRRFRTETGVSFESWRTFERLNAALPLLGTGMPISRVAHRVGYRTASAFITAFRREIGTTPAAYFGAGGTTGTRAEPIGSPEPTG; from the coding sequence GTGCCCGCCGGACAATCTCCGAGCTTCGACTACGCGGACTACCCCAGCATCGTCATCCCGCTGGAGGCCACCAGCGGCGTGACGGTGCACAGTCATCCCCAGCATCAGCTGACCTGGGCGCCGGACGGCGTGCTGACCATGGAGGTCGGTTCGTCGCGCTGGCTGGTGCAGCGGATGCGCGCACTGTGGATTCCCGGCGGCGTCCCGCACACCGTGCTCCCGACCGCCGCCTGCGACATGGTGTCGCTGTATGTGGAGCCCGACCGCTGCCCGATGCGCTGGGAGGGCCCGACGGTCGTCGACGCCACCGGCCTGGTCGGCCCGCTGGTGACCTATCTGGCCGCCCTCGGCGACGCGGACGAGGAGCGCCGCCGCCGCGGCCAGGCCGTGCTGTGGGATCTGCTCACCCCGATGGCGGTCACCACGATCCCGACCGCGCTGCCCACCGACCCGCAGGCCCGCCAGGTCGCGCTCGCGATCCGCCGCGATCCGTCCGACACCCGGGGTATCGGGGACTGGGGCCGCACGGTCGGCGCCTCCACCCGCACCCTGTCGCGCCGGTTCCGCACCGAGACCGGGGTGAGCTTCGAGAGCTGGCGAACCTTCGAACGACTCAACGCCGCCCTCCCGCTACTGGGCACCGGCATGCCGATCTCCCGGGTCGCCCACCGCGTCGGCTACCGCACCGCCAGCGCCTTCATCACCGCGTTCCGGCGCGAGATCGGCACCACCCCCGCCGCATATTTCGGCGCGGGAGGTACCACGGGAACCCGGGCGGAACCGATCGGCTCACCGGAACCCACCGGTTGA
- the rox gene encoding rifampin monooxygenase, protein MFDVIIAGGGPTGLMLAGELRMRGVRTLVVDKEPEPTKVVRSLGLHVRSIELMDQRGLLERFLEFGTRHEAGGFFAAMGKPWPERMDTAHGYVLGIPQPRTEQLLTEHAVALGTEIRRGAEVVAVTQDDEGVTTELADGTRLRSRYLVGCDGGRSTVRKLTGIEFPGEPSRVETLIGEMAMTTPQDTLTEVMTEIRKTQKRFGIGPIGDGVYRVVVPAAGLAEDRGSAPTLDEFRTQLRAVAGTDFGAHSPRWLSRFGDATRLAEHYRSGRVFLAGDAAHIHPPTGGQGLNLGIQDAFNLGWKLAAEIAGHAPAGLLDSYEIERHPVAADVLDNTRAQMELLSTEPGAQAVRKLVSELMDFEEVNRYLIEKITAISVRYDFGTGHPLLGRRLRDVQLKQGRLFELLRTGRGLLLDRTGRLSVDGWADRVDHVVDATEEVDFPAALLRPDGHLAWIGDDQQDLRDHLPRWFGPAT, encoded by the coding sequence ATGTTCGATGTGATCATTGCCGGTGGCGGTCCGACCGGTTTGATGCTGGCGGGCGAATTGCGGATGCGCGGCGTGCGCACGCTCGTGGTGGACAAGGAGCCGGAACCGACGAAGGTCGTGCGTTCGCTCGGGCTGCACGTCCGCAGTATCGAGTTGATGGATCAGCGCGGGCTGCTGGAACGCTTCCTGGAGTTCGGCACCCGGCACGAGGCCGGTGGCTTCTTCGCCGCGATGGGCAAGCCGTGGCCGGAACGGATGGACACCGCGCACGGCTACGTCCTGGGCATCCCGCAACCCCGCACCGAACAACTGCTGACCGAACACGCCGTCGCACTCGGCACGGAGATCCGCCGCGGCGCCGAGGTGGTCGCCGTGACTCAGGACGACGAGGGCGTGACCACCGAACTGGCCGACGGCACCCGGCTGCGGTCGCGGTACCTGGTCGGCTGCGACGGCGGCCGCAGCACGGTCCGCAAACTGACCGGCATCGAATTCCCCGGCGAACCGAGCCGCGTCGAAACCCTGATCGGTGAGATGGCGATGACCACACCGCAGGACACCCTCACCGAGGTGATGACCGAGATCCGCAAGACCCAGAAGCGGTTCGGCATCGGCCCGATCGGCGACGGCGTGTACCGGGTCGTGGTGCCCGCCGCCGGACTCGCCGAGGATCGCGGCAGCGCACCCACTCTCGACGAGTTCCGCACCCAGTTGCGGGCCGTCGCGGGCACCGATTTCGGCGCGCACAGCCCGCGCTGGCTGTCCCGATTCGGCGACGCCACCCGGCTGGCCGAACACTACCGGTCCGGCCGGGTGTTCCTGGCCGGGGACGCCGCACACATCCACCCGCCGACCGGCGGCCAGGGCCTCAACCTCGGTATCCAGGACGCGTTCAACCTCGGCTGGAAACTGGCCGCCGAGATCGCGGGCCACGCCCCCGCCGGCCTGCTGGACAGCTACGAGATCGAACGGCACCCGGTGGCCGCCGACGTGCTCGACAACACCCGCGCACAGATGGAACTGCTGTCCACCGAACCCGGCGCGCAGGCCGTCCGCAAGCTGGTCTCCGAACTGATGGACTTCGAGGAGGTGAACCGGTACCTGATCGAGAAGATCACCGCGATCAGCGTCCGCTACGACTTCGGCACCGGCCACCCACTGCTCGGCCGCCGGTTGCGCGACGTGCAACTGAAACAGGGCCGCCTGTTCGAACTGCTGCGCACCGGCCGCGGCCTGCTCCTGGACCGCACCGGCCGCCTGTCGGTGGACGGCTGGGCCGACCGGGTCGATCACGTGGTGGACGCCACCGAGGAAGTGGACTTCCCCGCCGCCCTCCTACGCCCCGACGGCCACCTGGCCTGGATCGGCGACGACCAGCAGGACCTGCGCGACCACCTCCCCCGCTGGTTCGGCCCCGCCACCTGA